In a single window of the Vicugna pacos chromosome 8, VicPac4, whole genome shotgun sequence genome:
- the SFT2D1 gene encoding vesicle transport protein SFT2A yields MEKLRRVLSGQDDEEQGLTAQVLDASSLSFSTRLKWFAICFVSGIFFSILGTGLLWLPGGIKLFAVFYTFGNIAALASTCFLMGPMKQLKKMFETTRLLATIIMLLCFVLTLCAALWWHKKGLALLFCILQFLSMTWYSLSYIPYARDAVIKCFSSLLS; encoded by the exons ATGGAGAAGCTGCGGCGGGTCCTGAGCGGCCAGGACGACGAGGAGCAGGGCCTGACCGCGCAG GTCCTGGATGCCTCGTCCCTCAGCTTCAGCACCAGGCTGAAGTGGTTCGCCATCTGCTTCGTGAGCGGCATCTTCTTCTCCATCCTC GGAACTGGATTGCTGTGGCTTCCTGGTGGCATAAAGCTTTTTGCAGTGTTTTATACCTTTGGAAATATTGCTGCCTTAGCCAG TACGTGCTTTTTAATGGGGCCCATGAAGCAGctgaagaaaatgtttgaaacaaCACGATTGCTTGCAACGATTATTATGCTT cTGTGTTTCGTACTTACCCTGTGTGCTGCTCTCTGG TGGCACAAGAAGGGGCTGGCCTTACTATTCTGCATATTGCAGTTCCTGTCGATGACCTG GTATAGCCTGTCTTACATCCCGTACGCAAG GGATGCAGTAATTAAATGCTTTTCTTCACTCCTGAGTTGA